In a genomic window of Diabrotica undecimpunctata isolate CICGRU chromosome 2, icDiaUnde3, whole genome shotgun sequence:
- the LOC140433528 gene encoding uncharacterized protein translates to MFCYLQYISYTDFCQFRKNYKADEDTVSAVIENKRLLFNPDCFVGIILDYILEIVGIPRDQKENIDMLDEKMKFLNIHLYSPNYEGIELFNNKMEYYLVYKENHHIIPFLAPGTTKNQEFFTMMKRRSRRSSTLSALSKNSRKTNETSHKSYKTASVIPLRSSSKSLDKKLENNKV, encoded by the exons ATGTTTTGCTATCTCCAATACATAT cTTACACTGACTTTTGTCAATTTCGTAAAAATTATAAAGCTGATGAAGATACTGTGTCTGCAGTTATAGAAAACAAACGACTTCTATTTAATCCAGACTGTTTCGTTGGAATTATTCTAGACTATATTCTTGAAATTGTTGGCATACCAAGGGATCAAAAAg aaaACATTGACATGCTTGACGAAAAAATGAAGTTTTTAAATATTCACTTATACAGCCCAAACTATGAAGGTATAGAactatttaacaataaaatggaGTATTACTTAGTCTATAAAGAAA ATCACCACATAATACCTTTCTTAGCACCTGGAACTACTAAAAATCAGGAATTTTTCACTATGATGAAAAGAAGATCTAGG agatCTTCTACTTTGAGTGCTCTAAGCAAAAACTCAAGAAAAACCAATGAGACATCTCACAAAAGTTACAAAACCGCATCAGTTATTCCTTTGAGATCCAGTAGCAAAAGTCTAGACAAAAAACTTGAAAATAATAAGGTTTGA